The Candidatus Omnitrophota bacterium genome includes a window with the following:
- a CDS encoding ABC transporter ATP-binding protein: MIRIEGFSKHYGDTSAVKDFNLHVEKGDIFGFIGPNGAGKTTTIRFLATLLKPTTGEAWINNHSVTREPMEVRRSMGYMPDAFGVYEGMRVWEYLDFFAAAYNIKKDKRKNIIRDVIELLDLNNKRDDFVEGLSRGMKQRLCLAKTLVHDPQVLILDEPASGLDPRARHYIKELLKELQRMGKTIFISSHILAELADCCNKIGIIERGVLLAAGDIKTIMSQVRENMILEIEMLEPDSRLEKILWDFPGVQNVEAMGQITRVEYVGDIREVVKLHRHLLEKGLDILYFRELPADLEEVFMKVTKGEVA, from the coding sequence ATGATCCGGATTGAAGGTTTTTCCAAGCATTACGGCGACACCTCGGCGGTGAAGGATTTCAATCTTCACGTTGAAAAGGGGGACATATTCGGCTTCATCGGCCCCAACGGCGCGGGCAAAACGACAACGATCCGCTTCCTCGCCACGCTTCTCAAACCCACGACGGGCGAAGCCTGGATCAACAACCACAGCGTTACCCGCGAACCGATGGAAGTCCGGCGCTCTATGGGCTACATGCCCGACGCCTTCGGCGTTTACGAAGGCATGAGAGTCTGGGAATATCTCGATTTCTTCGCCGCCGCCTACAACATTAAAAAGGACAAGCGCAAAAACATCATCCGCGACGTGATCGAATTGCTCGACCTCAACAACAAGCGCGACGACTTCGTCGAGGGTCTCTCCCGCGGCATGAAGCAGCGGCTTTGCCTGGCGAAAACGTTAGTCCACGATCCCCAAGTCCTCATTCTCGACGAACCCGCTTCCGGCCTCGATCCCCGCGCCCGCCATTACATCAAGGAACTGCTCAAAGAATTGCAGCGCATGGGCAAGACGATTTTCATCTCTTCCCACATCCTCGCCGAATTGGCCGATTGCTGCAATAAGATCGGCATCATCGAGCGCGGCGTTCTCTTGGCGGCGGGCGATATCAAGACCATCATGAGTCAGGTCCGCGAAAACATGATCCTCGAGATCGAGATGCTGGAGCCGGACTCACGCCTGGAAAAAATCCTCTGGGACTTCCCCGGCGTGCAAAACGTGGAAGCGATGGGCCAGATCACCCGCGTGGAATACGTCGGCGACATCCGCGAGGTCGTGAAGCTCCACCGCCATCTTCTCGAAAAGGGTCTCGATATCCTCTACTTCCGCGAGCTTCCGGCGGATCTGGAAGAAGTCTTCATGAAAGTTACCAAAGGCGAGGTCGCCTGA
- a CDS encoding ABC transporter permease subunit, which yields MRHFSSILIWKIVYSPLLWREVRRILRSKKSFLAFFALLALLLVIFQRNWDFILQSWKLARDISQSNRWLFYGIAQAHLYFLAIFAPFLFAPLIAEERERGTFELLAASPLPIFHILAAKQLAGSFYFLLLLAGTLPVLSLALFGGGVSPPEIARIYLLIAAAFFFFGGLGAFCSTLSDRISRVYIYTGLAVFFFIVVLPHLLTIIVFLYNGFYFGVDSQFRDDPFFQFLHRCLENVNPFAAMRMEFFPERTMLSIGIPGTPVSTHAAFYFYIVWSVSMAIAFYALALARMNRLARLDPRSRKKKNPNAAKKGKLWDYLSRDVANDLSQAIERRRDLLGKAAQRFQWFFHYGTLIRISYIGIIFSLLTIPICTTTFLFLMPLLLPIPFALPMAASGVSSEKERGTWELLRTTLLPARHIVESKIRIYHQYGLALALSFYAPGMVFRLFHPFNAQDIARGGSSRAEILLLLAIYPVVIFLALKAITAFSFFCSARMRRSHWALTASLACYLFILFASPGMEIVPHRLPISYFLGIRMLPGWSLIEENRFFSCAWAIESVLGLLAYGAGFLSPLYAVKKILPSANSGFAAPISAIPFAQNPFLILLIQLAIYGVVTEWLLRRTSSSLEKPE from the coding sequence ATGCGTCATTTTTCTTCCATCCTCATTTGGAAAATTGTATATTCGCCCCTGCTGTGGAGAGAAGTGCGGCGGATATTGAGAAGCAAGAAATCTTTTCTCGCCTTCTTTGCTCTCCTGGCGCTTCTTCTGGTCATTTTTCAACGGAATTGGGATTTCATTCTTCAGTCTTGGAAATTGGCGCGGGATATATCGCAATCCAATCGATGGCTGTTTTACGGGATAGCGCAGGCTCATCTCTATTTTCTCGCGATCTTCGCGCCTTTCCTTTTCGCGCCGCTCATCGCGGAAGAACGAGAGCGCGGAACCTTCGAATTGTTGGCGGCGTCTCCCTTGCCGATTTTCCACATCCTCGCCGCGAAGCAGCTGGCGGGATCGTTTTATTTTCTTTTGCTGCTGGCGGGAACGCTGCCGGTTTTATCGCTGGCTCTTTTCGGGGGCGGCGTTTCCCCGCCGGAGATCGCGAGAATCTATCTTCTCATCGCCGCCGCGTTTTTCTTCTTCGGGGGTTTGGGCGCGTTTTGTTCCACGTTATCCGATAGAATCAGCCGCGTTTATATCTATACCGGATTAGCAGTATTCTTTTTTATTGTCGTTCTTCCCCATCTATTAACGATCATCGTTTTTCTTTATAACGGTTTTTACTTCGGCGTCGATAGTCAATTTCGCGACGATCCTTTTTTCCAATTTCTGCATCGATGTTTAGAAAATGTCAATCCATTCGCCGCGATGCGGATGGAGTTTTTCCCCGAGAGAACGATGTTGAGCATAGGCATCCCGGGAACGCCCGTCTCTACCCATGCGGCTTTCTATTTTTATATTGTTTGGAGCGTAAGCATGGCGATCGCGTTCTATGCGTTAGCGTTGGCGCGCATGAATCGGCTCGCGCGCCTCGATCCCCGGTCGAGAAAAAAGAAGAACCCAAACGCAGCAAAGAAAGGGAAACTGTGGGACTATCTCTCTCGCGACGTGGCGAACGATCTATCGCAAGCCATCGAACGGCGACGCGATCTGCTGGGCAAGGCGGCGCAGCGGTTTCAATGGTTTTTCCATTATGGAACGTTGATCCGGATATCATATATCGGGATCATTTTTTCCTTGTTGACGATTCCGATCTGCACGACGACGTTTTTGTTCCTCATGCCGCTGCTATTGCCGATTCCCTTCGCCTTGCCGATGGCGGCGTCCGGCGTCAGTTCCGAGAAGGAGCGGGGAACGTGGGAATTGTTGCGGACGACGTTGCTTCCAGCGCGGCATATCGTAGAGTCGAAGATTCGAATTTATCATCAATACGGCTTGGCTCTGGCGTTGTCCTTTTATGCGCCGGGAATGGTATTCCGCCTTTTTCATCCATTCAACGCTCAAGATATCGCCCGCGGCGGGAGCAGCCGCGCCGAAATCCTCCTGCTCTTGGCGATTTATCCCGTCGTGATCTTCCTAGCTTTGAAGGCCATCACGGCGTTTTCTTTTTTCTGTTCGGCGCGGATGCGCCGATCGCATTGGGCGTTGACGGCCTCTTTGGCTTGTTATCTCTTTATCCTATTCGCATCGCCGGGAATGGAGATCGTTCCGCATCGCTTGCCTATATCGTATTTCCTCGGAATCAGAATGCTTCCCGGATGGAGCCTTATCGAAGAGAATCGTTTTTTCTCCTGCGCTTGGGCGATCGAATCCGTCCTAGGCTTATTGGCTTATGGCGCTGGATTTCTATCGCCGTTGTACGCCGTAAAGAAGATTCTTCCTTCCGCAAATTCCGGTTTCGCGGCGCCGATATCCGCCATTCCTTTCGCTCAAAATCCTTTTCTTATCCTTTTGATTCAACTCGCCATTTATGGCGTTGTAACGGAATGGCTTTTGAGACGGACGTCCAGCTCATTGGAAAAACCGGAATAA
- a CDS encoding alpha-2-macroglobulin family protein yields MKRMFAWNFSTLLILLTAVCVQAQPIASFLFASGSVESGHFSLTPVAGYQSPSMSGGTFPAGGAIRDGYRVTLLPGQAALLSAKIPVTAAGPVVITLEYGVASGAPQIAVAALNAENGEADGQLAYTQFTHPAEYASTAVQRLHVIYSPPSGAFLPAVQPSLFPSASQSAEIILYSLSVYSLDLKEALLLTTIPNGTFDSPSNQLIENINLDKGDVLQDGGNGRLILKTIGGGEAANAAVQTLNAAGLDQETLLLAKADVSRLSGNDGMTALVLTDGAWTTALFVKNENIPLAPASIKLMAAGLYTPHEAPIYAVIQNGGGQNPSELAVDNLILQAETLNSIVGLPELTPDSAPKSLSAALVMPKELYTGGKGSFSLTTVESGEQKPVDMPFDVFLVKDREQILLDQGRTGAKGFANKTFTVPNLASGAWKVEARSFGETLLLGDVAVKNGGVLFIETDKPIYKPGQTIQGRVLYLNNELSPLQGDVEISVSDAKGIRIFKETKTANEYGVAPFNLPLAAELNFGTWKITAKCGTDIQTESDIEVDRYVLPSFEISLNSSKTWFLVDERVTGSVDSRYFFGKPVEGIAHIEALKYVGEWQTYATADGRLVDGKFAYDLPPVVYVAGTTGAEGAGTLQLKVTVTDDAGHEEKTDQILKIVDSGATLKLIPEAPVIKPGLNQEILITAETPGGAPLDLKAEIDIIFLSEDGSSLGEVKDSVLTENGLAIYRFDVPEKTIMATITASAELDGKKTEESLLLHAAYSPGAHFIHLRQRNEGTIAVGEEAVFDVFATNPGSVFFDVYANGRTVFSNAIDGREIRFTAAAAMSGEAKIAAYMIQPDNEVSADVLPFNVELTAPVNLDVKFNAEEVKPGDPVTLSVQADGISMVGLAIVDESVFALAAGRLNLRNVFAELERIFMEPQIETHPGEGDIIGRTPFYGGKGTQDVLDDNNLQIIATKDMLVPKAAELNPWLFWGNEKMRNNLPPILFPAPGIFEDVAAGGEDQSGQTYQEPDRVRTYFPETWLWNPEWLTGADGAGSLDLTAPDSITTWKLHAVSTSPQGLGIAEGSLRVFQDFFAEPDLPYSVIRGDRFPLKVRVFNYIDEDQLIRVTLDNAEALGLQDDPVQEITVPANGAASAVFTLQPNKVGLLPISLIAQSSKRADAIRKDLLVEPEGVRQEVVSNGFLKDATEVVIDTSLPEPLISDPELRPDTDDMIPPAIEIVPDSERLRVAVTASLVGQSLDGLDDLLGMPYGCGEQNMIFLAPDVEVLRYLKITGQLAPAIRAKAEQFIMTGYQRELTYRRDDGSFSAFGQEDDSGSLWLTAFVLSTFSNAREVQTIDSSVLDAAAAWIVSHQLKDGSWQPVGFLIHKELSGGLNGDLALSAFAANALLEYGAADAAALEKALVYLEGHISNQQVDSYVLSLIAYALARAQRPSAAQAIDELLKQGIADSKGLHWEPHAIEATGYAAMALALLDRLEAQPALEWLAAQRNSLGGYGSTQDTVVAFKALTQAAAGQSRELNASIDVLADGQLVHTFTLNSQNFDVLQTVELPLAKELTLKSTGVGKVMYQAVHSFNIPSFPETVGEDMLLKVKYSAEHVAVDDIVDIFVTVNYFGAEKETGMSIVDVSVPTGFSVVQESLEKAKTLDNVKRIEQAGRKVIFYLDKLTSGEPFEFSFQVKALFPVKADGGTSSAYLYYKPETRADAGGIQLTIEGDNG; encoded by the coding sequence ATGAAGCGTATGTTTGCGTGGAATTTTTCAACTTTACTCATCCTTCTGACGGCGGTTTGCGTTCAAGCCCAACCCATCGCCTCCTTTTTATTCGCATCCGGCTCTGTGGAAAGCGGTCATTTTTCGTTAACTCCGGTTGCCGGCTATCAATCGCCCTCCATGTCAGGGGGAACGTTTCCCGCAGGAGGCGCGATTCGAGACGGCTATCGCGTCACGCTGCTCCCGGGACAAGCGGCGCTGTTGTCGGCGAAAATCCCGGTAACCGCAGCGGGGCCGGTTGTCATCACGCTGGAATACGGCGTCGCATCCGGCGCTCCGCAGATCGCCGTAGCGGCGCTAAATGCCGAGAACGGAGAAGCGGACGGACAACTGGCCTATACACAATTCACTCATCCTGCGGAATATGCCTCCACCGCTGTGCAGCGTCTGCACGTAATCTATTCGCCGCCTTCAGGCGCGTTTCTTCCTGCAGTTCAGCCTTCGCTCTTTCCTAGCGCCAGCCAAAGCGCGGAAATTATTCTCTATTCCCTCAGTGTTTATTCTTTGGACCTCAAAGAAGCGCTTCTCCTGACTACCATCCCCAATGGAACCTTCGATTCTCCTTCCAACCAATTGATCGAAAACATTAATTTGGATAAGGGCGATGTCTTGCAGGATGGCGGCAATGGCCGCCTGATTCTCAAAACCATCGGCGGTGGAGAAGCCGCTAACGCCGCCGTACAAACCTTGAACGCCGCGGGATTGGATCAAGAAACGCTGTTGCTGGCAAAGGCCGATGTCTCCCGGCTCAGCGGAAACGACGGCATGACCGCGCTGGTTTTGACGGATGGCGCTTGGACTACGGCGTTGTTCGTCAAGAACGAAAACATTCCTCTCGCTCCCGCTTCCATCAAGTTGATGGCGGCGGGCCTTTATACCCCCCATGAGGCGCCGATTTACGCCGTCATTCAGAACGGCGGCGGCCAGAACCCTTCCGAACTGGCGGTGGATAATCTCATTTTGCAAGCCGAAACCTTGAATTCCATCGTAGGTCTGCCTGAATTAACTCCCGATAGCGCGCCGAAGTCGCTATCCGCCGCTTTGGTAATGCCTAAGGAACTATATACCGGCGGCAAAGGCTCCTTCTCGCTGACAACCGTCGAATCCGGCGAGCAAAAACCAGTGGATATGCCTTTCGATGTATTTCTCGTCAAAGACCGCGAGCAAATCCTCTTGGATCAAGGCCGCACCGGCGCCAAGGGATTCGCCAATAAAACCTTCACCGTTCCCAATCTCGCGTCCGGCGCTTGGAAGGTGGAAGCGCGCTCCTTCGGCGAAACGCTGCTTCTCGGCGATGTAGCTGTGAAGAATGGCGGGGTTTTATTCATCGAAACCGATAAGCCAATCTATAAACCCGGCCAGACCATTCAAGGCCGCGTTCTTTATCTCAACAACGAACTATCGCCACTTCAAGGCGACGTGGAAATTTCCGTTTCCGACGCCAAAGGAATCCGGATTTTTAAGGAAACGAAAACGGCCAACGAATACGGCGTCGCCCCCTTCAATCTGCCTCTCGCTGCGGAATTGAACTTTGGAACATGGAAAATAACCGCCAAATGCGGAACGGATATTCAAACGGAATCCGATATTGAAGTCGACCGTTACGTTCTTCCTTCTTTCGAAATCAGCCTTAATTCCTCTAAAACCTGGTTTCTCGTGGACGAGCGCGTAACTGGAAGCGTGGACAGCCGCTATTTCTTCGGCAAACCGGTGGAAGGAATCGCGCATATCGAAGCCTTGAAGTATGTCGGCGAGTGGCAAACCTACGCCACGGCGGATGGCCGGCTAGTGGACGGTAAATTCGCCTACGATCTGCCGCCCGTCGTCTATGTCGCCGGAACTACGGGCGCGGAGGGCGCGGGAACGCTGCAACTCAAAGTTACCGTAACCGACGATGCCGGGCATGAAGAGAAAACCGACCAAATTTTGAAAATCGTCGATTCCGGCGCAACCTTGAAATTGATCCCCGAAGCTCCCGTCATCAAGCCCGGCCTCAACCAGGAAATCCTGATAACGGCGGAAACGCCCGGCGGCGCTCCGCTGGATTTAAAAGCGGAAATAGACATTATTTTCTTAAGTGAAGATGGAAGTTCGTTAGGAGAAGTGAAGGATTCCGTCCTTACGGAAAACGGTCTCGCCATTTATCGCTTCGACGTCCCCGAAAAAACCATCATGGCGACGATAACTGCCAGCGCCGAACTGGATGGCAAAAAAACCGAAGAATCGCTGTTGCTTCATGCCGCCTATTCGCCTGGCGCTCATTTCATCCATCTGCGCCAACGCAACGAAGGAACCATCGCCGTCGGCGAGGAGGCCGTATTCGACGTTTTCGCCACTAATCCCGGCAGCGTCTTTTTCGACGTTTACGCCAATGGCCGCACCGTCTTCTCCAACGCCATCGACGGGCGGGAAATCCGTTTTACCGCTGCCGCCGCCATGAGCGGAGAAGCGAAGATCGCCGCGTATATGATCCAGCCGGATAACGAAGTATCCGCCGACGTGCTGCCTTTCAATGTAGAATTAACGGCTCCTGTTAATCTGGATGTAAAATTCAACGCCGAGGAAGTTAAGCCGGGCGATCCCGTAACGCTCTCCGTGCAAGCGGATGGCATATCGATGGTGGGTCTTGCCATCGTAGACGAATCCGTCTTCGCCCTGGCGGCGGGGCGGCTCAATCTCCGCAACGTCTTCGCCGAACTCGAACGCATCTTCATGGAGCCGCAGATAGAAACGCATCCCGGCGAGGGCGACATTATAGGACGAACGCCCTTTTACGGCGGCAAAGGAACGCAAGACGTTCTCGACGATAACAATCTGCAAATCATCGCAACGAAAGATATGCTGGTTCCCAAAGCCGCCGAGCTCAATCCTTGGCTCTTTTGGGGCAACGAAAAAATGCGCAATAACTTGCCCCCAATTCTCTTCCCCGCGCCTGGAATTTTTGAGGACGTCGCTGCGGGCGGCGAGGATCAAAGCGGGCAGACCTACCAAGAGCCTGATCGCGTTCGCACTTATTTCCCCGAAACCTGGCTCTGGAATCCCGAATGGCTTACCGGCGCCGATGGCGCTGGATCGCTCGATCTAACGGCGCCGGACAGCATCACGACATGGAAATTGCACGCCGTATCTACTTCGCCCCAAGGTCTGGGCATCGCTGAAGGATCGCTGCGCGTTTTCCAGGATTTCTTCGCCGAGCCGGATCTGCCCTATTCCGTCATTCGCGGCGACCGCTTCCCGCTCAAGGTTCGCGTCTTCAATTACATCGATGAAGACCAGCTCATCCGCGTCACTCTCGACAATGCCGAAGCGCTGGGATTACAGGACGATCCCGTGCAGGAAATCACCGTGCCCGCCAACGGCGCGGCAAGCGCCGTATTCACCTTGCAACCGAACAAAGTAGGCTTGCTCCCCATATCTCTGATTGCCCAGTCGTCCAAACGGGCGGACGCCATCCGCAAAGACCTGCTGGTCGAACCGGAAGGAGTGCGCCAGGAGGTTGTTTCAAATGGTTTCCTGAAGGATGCCACGGAAGTGGTTATCGATACGAGTCTGCCCGAACCGCTAATCTCAGACCCAGAACTTCGACCGGATACTGACGATATGATTCCCCCCGCCATCGAGATCGTCCCCGATTCCGAACGCCTGCGCGTCGCCGTAACGGCGAGCCTGGTGGGGCAGTCTCTTGATGGTCTGGACGATCTCTTAGGAATGCCTTACGGCTGCGGCGAGCAGAATATGATTTTCTTAGCTCCCGATGTGGAGGTCTTGCGCTACCTGAAGATCACCGGACAACTGGCCCCCGCTATCCGCGCCAAAGCGGAGCAATTCATTATGACCGGCTATCAGCGGGAATTGACCTACCGCCGCGACGATGGATCCTTCTCCGCCTTCGGCCAGGAGGACGACAGCGGCAGCCTTTGGTTGACAGCTTTCGTTCTTTCCACCTTCAGCAACGCCCGCGAAGTGCAAACCATCGATTCCAGCGTCCTCGACGCGGCGGCGGCGTGGATCGTCTCTCATCAATTGAAAGACGGCTCCTGGCAGCCGGTAGGATTCTTGATCCATAAGGAATTGTCTGGGGGATTGAATGGAGACCTGGCTCTCAGCGCTTTCGCCGCCAACGCGCTTCTCGAATATGGCGCAGCGGATGCGGCGGCGCTGGAAAAAGCCCTCGTCTATCTGGAAGGCCATATAAGCAACCAGCAGGTGGATTCTTACGTTCTCTCCCTGATCGCCTACGCTCTTGCGCGGGCGCAGCGCCCTTCCGCCGCGCAAGCTATAGACGAATTGCTGAAGCAAGGCATCGCCGATTCCAAGGGACTGCATTGGGAGCCTCACGCCATCGAAGCGACGGGTTACGCCGCCATGGCGTTAGCGCTGCTCGACCGCTTGGAAGCCCAACCCGCCCTCGAATGGCTAGCGGCTCAGCGCAACAGCCTCGGCGGCTATGGTTCCACGCAGGATACCGTTGTCGCCTTCAAAGCCTTGACGCAGGCGGCGGCGGGACAAAGCCGCGAGTTGAACGCTTCGATCGACGTTTTAGCCGACGGCCAACTCGTTCATACCTTCACCCTCAATTCGCAAAATTTCGACGTGCTGCAAACCGTGGAATTGCCGCTTGCCAAAGAATTGACGCTCAAGTCGACCGGCGTCGGCAAGGTAATGTACCAAGCCGTTCACTCATTCAACATCCCCTCTTTCCCTGAAACCGTGGGCGAAGACATGCTGCTGAAAGTCAAATATTCCGCCGAGCATGTCGCCGTGGACGATATAGTCGACATCTTCGTAACGGTCAATTACTTCGGCGCCGAGAAAGAGACGGGCATGTCGATCGTGGATGTTTCCGTCCCCACCGGCTTTAGCGTAGTGCAAGAATCGCTGGAGAAAGCGAAAACCCTGGATAACGTCAAGCGCATCGAACAAGCGGGCCGCAAAGTCATTTTCTACCTCGACAAATTAACCAGCGGCGAGCCGTTCGAATTCTCCTTCCAGGTCAAGGCGCTCTTTCCCGTCAAAGCGGATGGAGGGACCAGTTCCGCTTATCTCTACTACAAACCGGAAACTCGCGCCGACGCGGGAGGAATCCAATTGACCATCGAAGGCGATAACGGATGA